In Candidatus Woesearchaeota archaeon, the following are encoded in one genomic region:
- a CDS encoding ZIP family metal transporter — protein MPLLNDPLILTILSITLVSLISFIGAITLALTTKTQQAITIYLVSFAAGTLLGDAFLHILPELGSLNTELSTGILILAGILASLILERYLHWQHCHKHTDLAHAHPFAYINLAGDAIHNFIDGVIIASSYLVSTSVGVATTLAVIAHEIPQELGDFAILIHGGFRKGKALLFNFLTATTAFLGAIAALLLTTIAESATPYLLAFAAGNFIYIACTDLIPELHKDACEAKPKQATLAAFLLGIFVMLALKLTLG, from the coding sequence ATGCCCCTTCTCAACGACCCCCTCATCCTTACTATCCTCAGCATCACCCTCGTTAGCCTCATCTCGTTCATCGGCGCCATCACGCTCGCACTCACAACTAAAACACAACAAGCAATCACCATCTACCTCGTCTCCTTTGCAGCAGGCACCCTCTTAGGCGACGCCTTCCTCCACATCCTCCCAGAACTAGGAAGCCTCAACACCGAACTCTCAACAGGCATTCTCATCCTCGCAGGCATCCTTGCAAGCCTCATCCTTGAACGCTACCTTCACTGGCAACACTGCCATAAACACACAGACCTCGCCCACGCCCACCCCTTCGCCTACATCAACCTCGCCGGTGACGCAATACATAACTTCATCGATGGCGTCATCATCGCAAGCAGTTACCTCGTCAGCACCAGCGTTGGGGTAGCAACAACCCTCGCAGTTATCGCCCACGAGATACCCCAAGAACTCGGCGACTTCGCCATCCTCATTCATGGAGGGTTTCGAAAAGGAAAAGCCCTCCTCTTCAACTTCCTCACCGCGACAACCGCCTTCCTCGGCGCCATCGCCGCCCTCCTCCTCACTACTATCGCCGAAAGCGCCACACCCTACCTCCTCGCCTTCGCTGCAGGAAACTTCATCTACATAGCATGTACAGACCTCATCCCCGAACTCCACAAAGACGCGTGCGAAGCCAAACCAAAACAAGCAACACTCGCAGCCTTCCTCCTCGGCATCTTCGTCATGCTCGCCCTCAAGCTAACACTAGGATAA